The Henckelia pumila isolate YLH828 unplaced genomic scaffold, ASM3356847v2 CTG_525:::fragment_3, whole genome shotgun sequence genome segment TCAAGCTCCTTTTCCATTGTCAGTTTTTCACAGTCCTCTTGGCTGTATGGAAGCGCCACATTATTTCCAGCAGACACATACGCCTTCAAATAGTCAGCAGCTTCCTTCAGCTTATTTAGCAAGCACAATGCCTCAGCTACATACATAAGCCCAAGAAACACGTATATTTTTGAGCAATCGGGGAGTCTCAACAAAGACTTTGCTGTCGACAGGGCTTTCAATGGATTTCCGAGTCCCAGCTCCACATATGCCAAATCTGCGAGCACTGCTTGCTTTATCATCCTATTCTCCTTCATACAAAAGTCCTCGTATTCGGGAATAGAATTTTGCAACGACGTAATTAGATTGTTCCCTACTCTTTGTTCTTTCACTTCACCATTTGAATTGATCTGGCTCGTGGGAGATGACAAATTAGATGCCTTGGGATCGCTACCTGTGCTATTCTTGTTATTTGTACTCTGCAGTGGTGACGTTTCTGTTGATTCACTTTCCTCTGAACTAGGAGTTGAACCAAATCTAGAACTtttcgactccattgaatccaACAAATGCACAGAATTGACCAAACACTGTCGGGCAAGAGGCAATGAGAGACCAGGCTGTCTGCCATCAATTGGAAACAAATCATCCTTTCCGATAAATTCAACTTGGTCATCTTGTGAAGCCCGATAACCCAGAGCAAGTTGCCTCCATTTCCCCTTTCCAATGACATTAACTCTAATATCAGATCTGCCGTTCAAGGAAGGACTAGATTTTATCAATCCCTTTTCTAAGGCCATCAGACAGCACTCGGCAATCCGCAGCCACAAAAGAGGTCGATTGTAAAAAATTAAGCTAGCGGTTTGGAAACAGCGGGCAGCATGGAAAGGTCTACCACATGTCAAGGAATACACACCACAATTATATGTTATCAGAAGCGATTTATCCTGAGACAAAGTTACGAGTTTTGGAGGTTTTTCCTTCCTTACAAGCAAGCTGTTATTTAGGGCTTTAGAAAAGAAAAAACCTGAGGTGTGATGCTTCCCAAGTCGATAATAGATGCACCCAAGATTATTGTAGTACAAGTCAGATATTCCAGTTTCAGAGTGGTTATTTGATGCGAGTAAAAGCTTGATTGCTTTGCGATGGTTCCCACGAGCATATTCAAGCTGTGACTTCAAATAGAGGGCCATGGGATAATCTTTGCCACGAGCTATGTTCATAGCCATCTTAACTTCACGTTTGGCTGCCTTCAGGTTCCGGGTGAGAAGCAGAAAACGAACTTTGTAAAGATACAACTTAAGCCTTAAATCAACAGCTGACAGGGACTCAACAGCTTGGCTCCTCAAGAGATCGTTAGAAGGTGGGATGCCAGGTCTTTGAAGGTTTCGGCCACTAATGTCAAGAGAAGATAATAACTGCAATGATTCATCTTCAAGTGCTTCCTCTGCCAACGTGCCAATCAAAGAATTCTCCAGTGCATTTGAAGTGTCAGCAGAATCGGAATGAAAAGCATCAGAAATAGTTGAGTTGCTGGGAATTGAAGCAGATTTTGTTGCTGACAAAGGTTGCTGCTGTGCAGAGAGGCTGCTGTCTACTTGATTGGTCAAGCTACTGACACAGAAAACCTTCTCAATGTAGCCTATCACATCCTGAAATAATAATTCTTATTTGACCCGTATCTAAAAGACATGATAAAGAGTTGAAGAATTAAACAATAGTAAATCTTATGCCATGGATATATGCAAATAACTGGTGATACACCTTAACAGTGACTATACTTATCGCGCTATAACTTCAACCAGTCCTCATCACTCAAATTACAGTATTAAAAGATTTACATAAGAAAAGAACCCATCAGAAATAGTAGAAGAGATCTCATATACCAAGCTCATACCAAAACTGCATCGAATAAGAAGAAGCAAGAGTTAATTCTAACAGGAATAAAAGGTGCAAGCTGTCAAAGAGAAACAACTTTAACCCCAAACACTTTGGTCATCTAAGACTTCTAAGCCATATGCTCTCACAAGGATAACTTTAGCCCACTGCCCCCAACATATGTTTTAGGATTTTAAGCCAACAATATGAAATATAAGGTGAAATAAAAGGTCAATACTCCGCACCTATGTGATAGTGCAAATAATCAAAACTTATAAATGAAAAGCAAAAGCTATCCTGAATCAATCAGAATATCTAATGCAGGTTCTGGATGCTActtcattgtgaatttatacATTTTCTAATGTGTGTAAAGTTGAAATGACCCGAACAGAGTGCTCAATCTTAAATTTCTATGAGAATCATTCCTTAGAAAGACTGAGAGCCAGATAATTACTCTCATTGAGTCactatttaatataaaaacaaCTAGAAATATTTCCAAATCGTCGTAAGGTTTTTATTgctacatacacacacacacacgtatatatataaacaaatatgtcCACTTCTTCCATGACTGATTACGGTTTCTGAGCTAAATCACATCGAAGGTAGTAGCCTCTGGTACTAAAAAGATTTTTGAAAACGCTAATAATAATTCGCGAAGTTTGTTTTTCCCATGTTCATTAGGGACAGAAGTTTCAAATACTCGGATCATACACAATCATATGTTGCTCCAATTCATTCGGAAACTAGTATCAAGCAGAAAATTCATAAAAAGTTTTTACCACCATTCTTAAAACCCTTCTTTGacattaataaatttaaagaaTATTTATATATGGACTTAGCAGGTCTTTTATCATTTTTCGAAACATGGAATAAGATCCTGTGGTCAACATAAACTTTAATCTAGATTTATAATAGTGAAATTTGGCATTcaactatttaaaaaaaaactgcaAATCTCTGTGTTTACCATGAGCCATGATCGCCCCATTATAAGAGCATCCAAAGAATAAACTCAAATTCATACAGGTAAGATGAGGGGAAACGCCAACTATTGTAGCATAAACCTCCAAAAATGTCACAAGAAGTGCTGCTTTGAACATTAAGAAAAATATCTCAATATCGAAAAGCAATTCTGTCCATAGTTAAGAGATTCAAACAGCAATTTCGCATGTACACACATGCTGGCCAGGTATTTTAATTTCCATCAGGGTTGACCACTTGCAGTTTGATGCAGAATACAACA includes the following:
- the LOC140873017 gene encoding uncharacterized protein, with translation MDSNSVPLPSPNRDASPLAPVAENDSALSVAAGLAKEAALLFQAGKYVDCLRILNQLSQKKERDPKILHNIAIVENIQDGCSNPKRLLQALENIKKQNEDLACASREHLEVGRHTGSKETTANMRGTNNVVHQVSGSPVVRGDEFDTSVAMFNMAVVWFHLHEYPKSFSCLDTLYQNIEPIDEGTALRICLLLLDVALLSQHASRSADVIGYIEKVFCVSSLTNQVDSSLSAQQQPLSATKSASIPSNSTISDAFHSDSADTSNALENSLIGTLAEEALEDESLQLLSSLDISGRNLQRPGIPPSNDLLRSQAVESLSAVDLRLKLYLYKVRFLLLTRNLKAAKREVKMAMNIARGKDYPMALYLKSQLEYARGNHRKAIKLLLASNNHSETGISDLYYNNLGCIYYRLGKHHTSGFFFSKALNNSLLVRKEKPPKLVTLSQDKSLLITYNCGVYSLTCGRPFHAARCFQTASLIFYNRPLLWLRIAECCLMALEKGLIKSSPSLNGRSDIRVNVIGKGKWRQLALGYRASQDDQVEFIGKDDLFPIDGRQPGLSLPLARQCLVNSVHLLDSMESKSSRFGSTPSSEESESTETSPLQSTNNKNSTGSDPKASNLSSPTSQINSNGEVKEQRVGNNLITSLQNSIPEYEDFCMKENRMIKQAVLADLAYVELGLGNPLKALSTAKSLLRLPDCSKIYVFLGLMYVAEALCLLNKLKEAADYLKAYVSAGNNVALPYSQEDCEKLTMEKELDNEDSNGLSGVPVTGSSGSDSKLSVFASPEEARGICCANFAVSCVLMGDLERAQHFVMKALSETPNATQAIVTAIYVDLKCGKTQEALAKLKQHRGIRFLSGGLKLNGSS